Within the Mucilaginibacter sp. CSA2-8R genome, the region GGATACAACGTTTTTGGTAAAACGATTGCTCAAAGCAATTCTTTTTCTAACGTATCTAACTCGAGATACGCCTATGGCCAAGCCGCCTTAGCTTACAACAATAGCTTTGGTAAAAATAACTTTAACTCCTCCTTGTTTTATGATTACCGATCGGTGGTGCTTACTTATGATTTACCGAGGGTTTTTCAAAACCGGGCCTTTAACATAGCTTATAATTATGATGGTAAATATTTTGCCACTGGTTCGGTAAACAACAGTTCAGATGATCGTTATCCTCCTGGCAATCAATCTTACTTCTTCTATGCTGGAGGTTTAGGCTGGCAAATGGGTAAAGAAAACTTCATGAAAAATTTAACCTGGATTAGTTCATGGAAGTGGCGTGCTACTTATGCTAATACCGGAAACGATGTACTGGGTTATTTTGACTATCGGGCAACATTCGAGGGCGGTGGCAATGGCTATCCTCAAGGTACCGGCTATATAACTGGTAACGGTTATACCGAATCTAATTATATTGTTAACCCAAATGTCAGACCCGAGCGTGCTCATAAAATTAACATCGGCACAGACATCGCCTTTTGGGATCAAAAGTTTTTGCTTACAGCTGACTATTATAATAACCGGTATTATGACTTGTTGCAGACGAGAGGTAAATCGAGTCTGATTGCCGGAGTACCTAAGTTCCCGTCAGAAAATATTGGAATTAATAAATATGAAGGCGCAGAGGTTACGCTAACGTATCAGAACCACTTGAATGATTTTAATTATTTCATCACAGGCAACGGAAATATATCTGCAAGTAAAAGGATATACTCCGACGAGTTGCAACAAGTTTATCCATGGCTTGCACTAACAGGCCGTTCTCTGCGTACAGGTTATGGTTATATAGCAGAGGGTTTTTTCCAATCGCAGCAAGAAATTAATTCCAGTGCAAAATATTTTAATTATACAGCTAAGCCTGGCGATATTAAATACAAAGACTTAAATGGCGATGGAATAATAAACAACTTTGACGTATATCCCATTGCAAATGTTCGTCCGCTTATATACTACGGTTTAAACCTGGGTTTCAATTACAAAGGGTTTAATTTTAGTATGCTTTTGCAAGGGGTGGCCAACAACCAGATTATATTTAATCAAATGGACGTTACTCAGGGATTTGATTACAAAGGCTTTCTTAGCGCTCCATACGGGCAGGCTTATACTACTATATTAAACCGGTGGACGCCGGAAAATGCAGCGACAGCAACATCTCCAAGGTTAACAGCCGGTCCAAATGGTAATAATGGTTTACCGTCTACTTTTTACTTGCATTCCGGCAATTATGTCCGTTTAAAAAATGCTGAGATAGGCTACACCATACCCTATCGTTTAACCGGCCGGATCAATGTATCGAGCGTTAGATTTTTTGTAAATGGCTTAAATCTGATTACTGTGGCTGGCTACAAAGGTATTGATCCGGAAGTTAATGGTACGGCTTATCCAATACAACGTGTATTCAACGCAGGTGTAAACGTAAAGCTTTAAATAAAATTATATTATGGGAAGATATATATACATACTATGCATAGGCTTGTTGGCATTGCTTATGGGCAGTTGCAAAAAATATGAGCCGTTTCCGGCCGAGCAACGCACTATAGAGTTTGCTTTTAATCCACAGGATTCATTAGGGAATAATGCGTATGCTTTTTTAAATGGTGTTTATTCTTTTTTACCAAACGGACATAACAGGATTGCCGGATCGGATTACCTGGACGCCGCTTCGGGCGATGCGATATCATCAGGTAACAGCACAACGTCCGAGATATACAATTTATCAACCGGGGCTTATAACTCTTCGTCTATACCACAGTCCGAAAACGTTTGGGGACAGTATTACAGCGGCATTCGTAAAGCAAATTTTGTTATTAATAATGTTTTAACTGTTCCGGTAAAGCAGGAAGTTAGAACTGGTATATCTATGAAATATGCCTGGCGTAACGAAGCTCGTTTTTTAAGAGCCTTATTTTATTTTGAGTTGCTTAAACGTTATGGAGGTATTACACTGGTTGGCAACAAAATATTTGACGTTACCAGTGATTTAAATTTACCACGCAACTCGTTCGAAGAGTGTGTAAATTATATTGTTAATGAGTGTGACGCCATTAAAGATACCATGCTTACAGCGCCATTAGCAAATCCAAACCTGTATTCGCAACGTGCTACTAATGGAGCGGCGCTTGCCCTTAAGGCAAAGGTTTTATTATATGCAGCCAGCCCGTTATTTAACGGTGGAAACATAGATGGTGGTAATCCGCTAACCGGTTATACCAGTTACAGTGCCGACCGGTGGGCAAAGGCGGCTGCAGCCGCAAAAGCCGTGATGGATTTAAATGCATATTCATTAGTATCGGGTTTAAATAATGCGTTTATAACCCAAGTGCCGGCCAATACCGAAACAATTTTTAGCCGCGCTTACGGTATTGCGAGCGATATAGAAAGGAAAAACGGGCCAATTGGGTTTAGTACTAACCCACCAAGTTTAGGTAACACCAGCCCAACTCAGAATTTGGTTGATGCTTTTCCGATGGCTAATGGCTTAGCCATTACGGCAGCAGGTTCTGGATACAATCCTGCTAACCCATATGCCAATCGCGATCCGCGTTTAGCAGCAACAGTATTTTGCAACGGCGCGCCTTGGCTTAACGGTACGGTGCAAACTTTTGAGGGTGGCCGTAGTAAGCCAAACAACGGCACACAGCAAACCACCACCGGGTATTACATGCGCAAGTTTATGGGACCGTACGAAAATCAAAGTACGTTTGGCGGGGTGCCTGAGGACTGGCATATATTTAGGTATGCGGATGTGCTGCTATCATATGCCGAAGCTCAGAACGAATTTTTGAGCAGCCCGGACGTATCAGTTTACACTGCTGTTGAGCAAATAAGAAAAAGAGCAGGTTTAACCACTTACCAACTACCTGCCGGACTGACAAGGGATGCTATGCGAGCTGTGATACAAAACGAAAGACGCCTGGAGCTTGCCTTTGAAGAGAACCGGTACTTTGATATACGACGCTGGAAAACTGCTGAAAGTATTTTAAACCAGCCCCGCCGTGGTGTACAGATTATCAATGATCCGGTATCTGGTTTAAGCTACAACTATGTCACAGCATTCAACTCAAAGTTTATTGCGCCAAAAATGTACTTGTCACCTATACCTTTTGACGAAATCCGGAAAGCATCTAATCTCAAACAAAATCCGGGATGGTAACCATTTCTTTACTGATATCAAGAATCTAAACTTAGTTATGAGAATAATATTACTCACTATAATACTGCCATTACTGTTTATTAACCAGTTAATGGCACAATCAAGGGTGGTTACAGGTACGGTTAAAGATGCCAATGGTGTATTGCCAGGGGTTACCGTTCGCGAAAAGGATGTTCCTAATAATTTGGCTATCGCTAATTCGAGCGGGCGCTTTTCTATAACATTGCGTGGCAAGCTCAACATCATTGTTGTAAAATATATCGGTTACGACGATAGGGAGGTGAAAATTGTACCTGGTAAAAAAGACTACGACATCACGCTTCAGGCCAACAAGCAAGGGCTGGATCAGGTAGTGGTATTGGGCTATAAACCAGCCAGCCGTATAACCAATACCGGTGCCGTGAGCCAAATTGCCGCTTCGGAGGTAAGAACTGTGCCTACCGCCAATATACAAAATACTTTAGCCGGTCGTTTACCAGGCTTTTATTCGCAGCAAACATCCGGTCAGCCGGGCCGTGATGCGGCTACTTTCTTTATCCGGGGGCAAAGTTCAATTAATGGTTCCAATACGCCTTTAATTATTGTTGACGATGTGGAGTATCAGCCCGACCAACTGCAACAAATTAACGTTAACGAAATTGAAACCGTTACGATTTTAAAAGATGCGTCTACTACGGCTGTGTATGGTATTAAAGGGGCAAACGGCGTATTAGTAATTACTACCCGCAGAGGTAAAGTCGGAGCTCCACAAGTTAACCTAAGGGTCGAAACCGGTATTCAATCACCAACTAAATATCCTCAGTTTTTAAACGCTTTTGAAACTGCCAAGCTGGTAAACGAAGCAGAGAATAATTATAATACAGCTTACGGAATTGCTAACGGCACCTTATCATTCACTCAACAAGACTTAGATGCTTTTAGAACCGGCAGTGATCCTTATGGTCACCCAGACATTAACTGGTACCATGCCATTTTAAAACGGCAAACCTTTCAAAGTAATACTAACCTCGATATTTCGGGTGGTAACAATTTAGTAAGATACTTCATAACTGGTGGAGCACTATCGCAGAATGGTTTACTGCGTAATTTCTCTGATCCGGCCAACGAAATTAATAGCGATTATAATTATAAGCGATATAATTTCAGGGCAAACCTTGACTTAAAAGCTAACAAGAACCTAACGGTAAGGTTAGATTTAAGTACCCGCTTCGGCTTACTAAATCAACCACATGCATCCAATATTTTGGGTGAGATTTATGACTTTACAAAAATTACACCTTATTCGGCACCTTTTTTAAACCCCAACGGCAGTTATGCATATGCTTACTCGCAGTTTAACTCAAATTCATACAAAAATACACCACTCCAGTTGTCAACTATTAATGCTCGTTTAGCAAACGGAGGTTATGACCGTAGTACACGCACCGATTTTAATTCGCTTTTTGATGTAAACGAAAAGTTAGACGCCATTACCCCAGGCTTGTCGTTAACCGGGCGTTTTAGCTATTCGAGCATTGAACAGTATACAAAAAAACTGTACCGGTACGGCGCAGCAGGCGGCTCTTTTAGTCCACCAAGTTATTACTACAACCCGGTTAACCAGCAATATACACTTGACCCAAGGCAGCAGTATGTATTACCTGATTATAATAAAGCTGGTTATACAGATTCGTACATTACCAGGGTAAACCTGCAAGGCTTTTTAACTTATGACCGTACTTTTTCTCAAGACCATCATGTGTCTGCTTTATTACTTTACAATCAATATCAAGATAATGATCAGGCTAATCCGCCATCAAAGTTTTCCGGCCAGTCTATAAGAGTAGGGTATGGCTATAAGCAAAAATATTTGATAGATTTCAACGGTGCATATAACGGTACTGATCGTTTTGCCAGCAACAACCGTTTTGGATTTTTTCCTGCAGTATCTGTGGCCTACAATATTGCTAACGAGGACTTCTTTAAAAACAACGTAAAATTTGTTTCGTTACTAAAGTTAAGAGGATCTTACGGTAAGGTGGGTTCTGATGCAATTGGTGGTTCCCGTTATATTTACTCACAATATTATAACGGTGGCGGCGGCTATAACTTTGGTGTTAGCCCGGTGGGTTTTAGCGGCTACTCAGAAGGTACCTTAGCTAACCCTAATGTTTACTGGGAGTCGCAACGTGAGTTGAATATTGGCTTAGATTTCAATATGTTTAATGATAAGCTGACCGGTAACATTGAAGTATTCCGTAATGTGCGCTATGATCAGCTAATTTTCCCAGGCGATATCTCAAATATCCTGGGTGTAGGCGTGCCTCCGGTAAATGCAGGCAAAACCTTAAATCGAGGTATAGAGGGGCAGTTGTCTTATCGCGCGTCAGTAGGCCAGTTCTTATTCTCTACAACTTTGACGGCCTCATTTGCCAAAAACAAAATCTTGTATCAAAGAGAAGCTGCACCGGCTTATTCATGGCTTTATCGCACAGGGCACTCAATAGGGCAGCCGTTTGGTTACCATTTTATAGGATATTATACGCCTGAAGATATCGCTAAGATTAATAGTAACGCAACAGATAAACCTGCTTTACCCGTTAACGGTACCAGAGTGCAGGCCGGTGATTTAAAATATCAGGATTTAAACGGCGATGGCAAAATCGACCTTTACGATCAGCAAGCTATAGGTAAGCCAAACGTTCCAAACACCGTTTTAGGTTTAAATCTGGGTTTTGGTTATAAAGGCTTTACATTAAATGTTTTATTACAGGGAGCAATGGGATACAGTTTTGCCGTTGTAGGTACCGGAATAGAACCGTTTAAAAGCCAGTTCCAACCTATTCATCTTGAACGCTGGACACCGGCTACTGCTAACACTGCCACTTTCCCCAGCTTAACAACAGATCCGCTTAGCGTAAGCAGTCCAACAAATTACTTATCTGATTATTGGTTACTTAACGCACGTTACGTTCGTTTAAAAAGTTTGGATTTTGGATATCAGTTTGCAAACAAATTGTTGCCATTCCATCTAAAAAATGCTCGGTTATATATAAGTGCATACAATTTATTTACGCTTACCAATTACAGAAAATACCAGCAAGACCCTGAAGTTGCCACTGGTGCTGCCGGCGATGTTTATCCGAACCAGCGTGTGGTAAACTTAGGTTTGCAAGTGTCCTTCTAATATTTATCTTCATTGCTAAACCGATTTATTAAAATTAATTTGTAATATAGGAGATGTTTAAGTCGGTTTAGTATTGCTCATTTTATGCTCAAAAAATATACTCTTAAAGGTATAGCCGCCGCTTGTTTAATAACATGTGCCGCGGTTGTTAAAGCCCAAGAACAAGATCTGGTTCATTACGCCAACACGCTTCAAGGCACTAATTCGAAATACGAATTATCTTACGGTAACACTTACCCTGCAACAAGTTTGCCGTTCGCTATGAACACCTGGACTCCGCAAACCGGAAAAAATGGTGATGGCTGGAAATATCAGTATTTCGAAAAAAAAATCAGAGGGTTTCAGCAATCGCATCAGTGCAGTTCGTGGGTAAATGATTATGCTGTATTTTCATTAATGCCCGTTACCGGTAAGCTTTCGGTTACTGACGAGGATAGAGCTACGGGTTTTTCCCATCAAAATGAAGTTGCCCATCCCAACTACTACAAAGTAAAGTTAGATAATAACATTACGGCCGAAATGACACCTACGGAGCGGGGAGCGCATCTTCGTTTCAGTTTTCCGAAGGCGGCGTCCTATCTTGTTTTAGACGGTTATACGCGCATGAGTATGGTGAAAATTTTACCTGCTGAGCGCAAAATTATTGGTTTTGTTGATAACTGTCGATGGGCGCCTTCTAATTTCAAAAACTTTTTTGTTATTCAGTTCGACCAGCCGTTTAAAAGCTATGGCACCTGGGAAAATAAAAAGGGTAATATCATGCCTGGAAACCTAACAGATGAAGGAGAGGGTCGTGGTGCTTATATCAAGTTTGCAGATGGAGCAATAGTGAGTGCCAAAGTGGCTTCATCATATATTAGCCCAGAACAAGCTGAGCTCAATCTAATAACTGAATTAGGTGCTGATAAAACTTTTGATATAACTAAAGAGAAGGCAACGAAAGTTTGGAATAAGCTATTTAACCGTGTTTTAGTAGAAGGCGGCACCGAGGAACAAAAAGCAACGTTTTACTCTTGCCTGTACCATGCTAACTTGTTTTCGCATCGTTTTTTTGAATACGGCAAGGATAAAAAGCCCTACTATTTTAGCCCTTATGACGGTAAAATACATCAGGGATACATGTATACAGATAATGGTTTTTGGGATACTTTCAGGGCTCAATTTCCACTTAATACTATATTGCATCCAACCATGCAGGGGCAATACATGCAGGCTCTGCTTGCAGCGCAGCAACAGTGTGGATGGTTTCCGTCATGGTCTTTTCCGGGTGAAACAGGTGGAATGAATGGTAACCATGCTATTGCTTTATTAGCCGATGCTTGGGTTAAAGGTATACGTACTTTTGACCCTCAGGAAGCTTTAAAAGCTTATTATCACGAGTCTACCAACAAAGGCCCCTGGGGCGGGTCAAATGGCCGTGGTATGGCCAAAGAATACCTTTCGTTAGGATATATTCCTTACTCAGAACAATCCCAGGGGGCTACCGCACAATCTTTAGAATATGCTTATGATGATTTTTGTGGTTACCAGTTAGCAAAGCAAACCCATCAACCATTTTATCAGGAAGTTTATGGCAAGCAAATGTATAACTATAAAATGTCCTATGATCCATCTACAAGATTTATGCGTGCCCGTGATATCAATGGGAAATGGATTGAGCCATTTAAACCGTTAGCCTGGGGTGGTCCATACACTGAGGGCAATGCCTGGCACTGGCAGTGGTCGGTATTCCATGATATTCAGGGCTTGATTGATTTGATGGGAGGCGACAATAATTTTACAGCAAAGCTTGATTCTGTTTTTTCGCAACCATCAACTATTGATGTAGGAGCTTACGGTATCATGATTCATGAAATGACCGAGATGAAGCTGATTAATATGGGGCAGTATGCCCATGGTAACCAGCCCATACAGCACATGATTTATTTATACAATTATGCCGGACAGCCCTGGAAAGCACAGCAACATGTAAGAGAAGTGTTGAACAATATCTATCACTCCAACGAGAACGGATATCCGGGAGACGAAGACCAGGGGCAAATGTCGTCCTGGTATGTTTTGAGTGCAATGGGTTTTTATAGTGTGTGTCCAGGCGTAAATCAGTATGTTATTGGAAGCCCAGAATTTAAAAAAATTACCTTGACTTTAGAGAACGGTAAAAAGTTCGTTATTGAAGCGCCAAACAATGACATGAAAAACGTATACATCGCAAGTGCACAATTAAACGGTAAAAATTATACCAGAAATTGGTTGTCTCACCAAGACATCATGAACGGAGGTACCCTGCGTTTTGAAATGAGTGATAAACCGGTTACCACGCGTGGCATTCATAAAGCAGACCGGCCGTATTCGGTAAGCGTTTATAATGCAACAAAATAGATATTTTATGAAGTCATTGAGTATTGTGACAGGTGTATTGCTTTGTATGGTAACTGCATGTTTTGCGCAAGGCAAAGCAAAAAGAAATTATGCTGGGTTAGTAAACACTTTAATTGGTACTAAAGGTAAGGGGGCTGGTATCAACGAACGATATCTGGAGAGTGGGTACACATTTCCTGGGGCTATGTACCCATTCGGAATGGTTCAGTTTACCCCCACATTTTTTGATGAAGGTAAGGGGTTTGTCGTAAATCAGCTCAGTGGAGCGGGCTGCGATCATATGGGAAATTTCCCAACTTTGCCATTGGAGGGTAAGCTGAACACCTCGCCAGATGCTATGGCTCAGTTAGGTGTAAAATATCAAACTTTGAACGCATGTGCCGGCTATTACTCTGTTAAATTAAATAATGGTATTAAAGCTGAATTGACAGTTACCCCAAGAACCGGTTTGGCAAAATATACTGCGCCTGATCAGTCAAAAAACATTACTGTAATTATCGGGTCAGGCATTAACGCAACGCAATTACAGGAAAGTCATGCTCAAATAATCGGTAACAGGGTAGAAGGATACGCCGATGGAGGATCGTTTTGCAGCCCAAAAATCAAAACCAATTACCGCGTATATTTTGTTGCTGAGTTTAATGTTACACCCGAAATAACAGGTAACTGGAAAAATAAAAAAATTGAAGCCGGAGCGCAAGCAGTTGATGGTTCGAACTCAGGTTTGTATTTTACATTTAATACAAGTAAGCAAAAGGTTATACAATATAAGTTTGCAATTTCTTATGTATCTGTAGCCAATGCAAAAGAAAACCTTCAGACAGAAAACAAAGGTTGGAACTTTAATCAAATTATAGAGCAAACACAACAAGCTTGGAATAATTATTTAGGCAAAATTGAAGTTACCGGTGCCAGCAGCGATCGTATAATTCAATTTTACACACACTTTTATCACGCTTTGGCGCACCCCAGTTTGTTCAGTGATGTAAACGGGCAATATGTTGGAGCGGACGAACAAAAACACCAGGTTAATATACCAACATATACAGCTTACAGTAATTGGGATACGTATCGCACACAGATACAGCTGCTGAGTTTGCTTGCGCCGAAAGAAAGCGGTGACATGGTTACATCACTTATTAATTTTGCTAAGCAATCCGGCGGCGGATGGCCCAGGTGGGTAATGGCAAATAAAGAAACCGGTATAATGCAAGGCGATCCTACTTCAATACTGGTAGCTAATGCCTACGCTTTTGGAGCACGTAATTTTGATAAGAACGCCGCCTTAGATATCATGCGTAAGGGTGCAGAAATGCCCGGAACGCGATCTCAGCAAGAGTTAACCCGTCCGCAACTTGAGCAGTACATCAACAAAGGGTATGCAGATGCCTCTATGAGTTTAGAGTATAATTCCGCTGATTTTGCAATAGCTCAATTTGCGCGGCAAGCCCTAAAAGATAATACGCTTTATGGCAAATATCTTAAAAGAGCACAATACTGGAAAAACCTATATAATCCTTTAACCGGTTGGTTACAATCGCGTAATACAGATGGAAGCTGGAAGAAATATGACGAGGATTGGCGAGAGGCCAGCTTCAAAAATTACTTCTGGATGGTTCCGTTTAACCTGAAAAAGTTAATAGATACAATAGGAGGCAAGGGTAAAGCGGAAGCAAGACTTGATAGTTTTTTTAAAAGGCTGAATGCTACTTACAACCAGCAATGGTTTGCTGCAGGCAACGAGCCCGATTTTCAGGTGCCATGGGTTTACAATTGGACAAACGCACCTTATAAAACACAAGTTTTGGTAAAGAGAATTATCCGGGAGCAATACACCAACCGAGCCAATGGCCTGCCCGGCAATGATGATTTGGGCGCCATGGGAGCATGGTATGTATTTGCTAATATCGGCCTATATCCGATGATGCCTGGCGTAGGTGGTTTCAGTATCAATTCGCCATCTTTCTCGCTTATAAAGATCCATTTGCCAGGTAACAAAAAACTAATTATTTCTGGAGGAAACGAGCAAAAAGCTTATATAAAGCAATTACTTGTTAACGGTAAGCCGGCTAAAAGTACCTGGATATCATTAAACGAAATAATGAATGGAGGTGAGCTCCATTATGTGCTTACCGATAAAGCTCCGCAAAGCAATACGTTTACAGTTGCACCTCCTTTTTATGATTAAAATAAAAACGCTAAGCTTAATTTTAACAAGCAGTTTCTTATCCATTGCTGTGCAAGCACAGAAATTGCCTGATTGGGCTTTAGGGCCGTTTAACAGACCGGCGAATATTAATCCAATTATAACGCCAGATACATCGAGTTACTTCCATGACCCCATGACCGGACGGCGGGTAGCCTGGGAGGCTAATGATACTTTTAACCCTGCAGCAACCGTATTCAATGAACAGATATGTATTTTATACCGAGCTGAAGATAAATCAGGTGTTGGAATTAGCCAAAGAACTTCACGTATAGGATTGGCAAAAAGCAATAACGGTACATCAGTTATACGGTCATCTGCACCGGTACTGTTTCCGGCTAATGATGCTGTAAAAGAATTTGAGTGGACTGGCGGCTGCGAAGATCCTCGAGTAGCTGTAACCGCAGATGGTACTTATTTAGCGCTGTATACAGAATGGAATCACAAAGTACCCCGGTTAGCTGCGGCCATATCGAAAGACTTGCGAAAATGGCAAAAGCATGGACCTGTGTTTCGACAGGCTTACCATGGCAAATTTTTTAATATGGGTACCAAGTCAGCTTCAATTTTGACAAAGCTTGTTAATGGCAAGCTTGTTATAACAAAGCTAAATGGTAAGTATTGGATGTATTGGGGCGAAGACCATGTATATGCTGCTTCATCTACAGATTTAGTAAATTGGATGCCATTGATAGATGCTAACGGAAATTTAAAAATACTTGCTCAGCCACGTAAAGGCTTTTTTGATAGTGTATTTACAGAATGTGGTCCGCCGGCAGTGTTAACAGATAAGGGCATTATACTCTTGTATAACGGTAAAAACGATGAACATACCGGTGATACCCGATATGCTCCAAATGCTTATTGTGCTGGTCAAATGCTTTTTGATAAAAATAATCCCGAAAAAGTATTAGCGCGCTTAGACCGACCATTTTTAAAACCAGAACAGTCTTTTGAAAAGAGCGGGCAGTACCCGGCCGGAACCGTGTTTGTAGAAGGCTTAGTTTACTATAAGAACGCTTGGTATTTATACTATGGTTGCGCCGATTCGAAAGTTGCTGTTGCCATATGGAAGCCCTAACGGGATAGTATAACATACTTTTAAGTTGTAAGAATTTTGAGTGACTATTGATGATTTTGTTTTCTCGATTGCCTTAAAATTATCTAATTTGTTTAAATAATCTCACCCAATATAAATTTATCCTTTTTACCAATTATGCTGATTGATACGCCAGAGCTAACCGTGCACAAGCCCAAGTTTACAGAACGAAAGTATTTTGTTGTGCTTGCATTTGTTACTTCTTTGTTTTTATTATGGGGCATTGCCATGTCATTAGGTGATTCATTAA harbors:
- a CDS encoding glycoside hydrolase family 130 protein translates to MIKIKTLSLILTSSFLSIAVQAQKLPDWALGPFNRPANINPIITPDTSSYFHDPMTGRRVAWEANDTFNPAATVFNEQICILYRAEDKSGVGISQRTSRIGLAKSNNGTSVIRSSAPVLFPANDAVKEFEWTGGCEDPRVAVTADGTYLALYTEWNHKVPRLAAAISKDLRKWQKHGPVFRQAYHGKFFNMGTKSASILTKLVNGKLVITKLNGKYWMYWGEDHVYAASSTDLVNWMPLIDANGNLKILAQPRKGFFDSVFTECGPPAVLTDKGIILLYNGKNDEHTGDTRYAPNAYCAGQMLFDKNNPEKVLARLDRPFLKPEQSFEKSGQYPAGTVFVEGLVYYKNAWYLYYGCADSKVAVAIWKP